A window from Actinomycetospora corticicola encodes these proteins:
- a CDS encoding YbaK/EbsC family protein, giving the protein MAKGGSVKRVAAALEELGLGGRSRELPDSTRTAAEAGAALGCEVGQIVKSLVFRLPSTDAAVLVLASGSTRVDVGKLSAVLGEPVEQASGTFVRERTGFAIGGVAPVGLVAPVRTLIDRGVLAWDRVWAAAGSPRTVFDATPAELVEATGGTVVDVAE; this is encoded by the coding sequence AACTGGGCCTGGGAGGGCGCTCCCGTGAACTGCCCGACTCGACGCGGACGGCGGCCGAGGCGGGTGCCGCGCTCGGTTGCGAGGTCGGGCAGATCGTGAAGTCGCTGGTCTTCCGGCTGCCCTCGACGGACGCGGCCGTGCTGGTGCTCGCGTCGGGGTCGACGCGGGTGGACGTCGGGAAGCTGTCCGCGGTCCTCGGCGAGCCGGTCGAGCAGGCGTCCGGCACGTTCGTGCGGGAGCGGACGGGGTTCGCGATCGGCGGCGTCGCGCCCGTCGGCCTGGTGGCCCCGGTGCGGACCCTGATCGACCGTGGCGTCCTGGCCTGGGACCGGGTCTGGGCCGCGGCCGGCTCACCCCGGACCGTCTTCGACGCGACGCCGGCCGAGCTGGTGGAGGCCACCGGCGGCACGGTGGTGGACGTCGCGGAGTAG